TCCACCTTTATTCCTGTATGGTCGAAAATTTCGTGCAGTCTTTGCAACATGAGTCGGTCATGTTTGCTCGAAATCAGTTGTCCGCTCGGATGGTTGTGGACGAGCGTGATGCTTTCGGGCTGCATTTTGAAGACGTTTCCCGTCAACAACCGTAAATCCACAACGGTGGAAGTAATTCCGCCTGTCGAAAGATGTTGAACGAGATAACTGTCGTCCTTGAATTTGTAGAGTGCAAAGGTGTGTTCCACCGCCTCGTCTTCAAGCGCACGGAAAAGCCAAGCCACATCGTTCACATCAGAAATTTTGGTTCCCGCCATGAATGAAAGACTTTTGTTTTCCGAAAACTGCCGCTCTACGAGCGCAAAGTCATTGGCGTAACCTTGATTGTCCTTTTCCCGTAGGATGGCGGAATTTGGGTCAGCATCATTTCTCCCACTGAAGAGTTTGTACGGTAATATTTCGCCCGCCGACGTTTTGAGATATTGCGTATCCTCGTCCGTCGGAAATTGGAAATTCGTGTTCGGTCCATATTTGCTCTGGTAATTGATCGTTTCTGTTTCCATCTTTTCAAAAATTTATCTGCGGAATCCACGGCGTTTTTCCTGTTCCTGTTCGATTTCCTGTTCGATTTCTTCTTCCTGCTCTTCCCGGTTTCTGTTCGCGTCTTCGTACCTATCCCTGTCATTGACGTTCAGGTCAATTTCGGAATTGCCACCTTTTGAAATCTGCTTCTCATCGGGTGAGATGCTGTTTACGGTGTTGATTTCTCTGGAAACGATGTTCAAGTCGTTGGAAATTTCCTTGGCGATTTCGGGATATTGGTCGATTTTATCCATCAGGAAATTTTTCAGTTTCTGAAGTTCGTTTTTGTAGCGGTTCATTTCCGCGACATCCTTCTTGTCGGCAATGATTGCGGTGAGTTCGGTGGCATTTTTAATGAGGTCGAACTCGGCGACGATGTTGTTTTCCTTGTCGTAGATGAATGCCTTTTTTTCAAGCGAAAGTTTCTTCTCATTTTTGTTTGAAAGGTCTTGAATAGTGGAATACTCAATTCCATCCTTGCTGTTTCTGAGGATTTCGGAGATGCTTTTATCCCGCTCCAGAAAGATGACTTTCAGTCGGGTGTTGTTTTCCGTGAGTTGGAAAGTTGCCCTGTTTTTGTCGTTGTCTGCGACAATCGTGTAGCCCTGCAGAAATTTTTGGATGTCGTCCGCTTTCAGTTTTTTTGAAAATGACAAATCTTCATTGATGATTCCGAACTTTTTAAGTTCTTCGGTAGGTAGGTTTTCAGTTTGCATAGTAGGTTGCTATTAAATTGTTTGCTTTGTTTAGGTCGTTTAAGAAATGGTAGGGATTGATGCTTTGTCCAAACTCCTTTACTGCAAAATGCAGGTGCGGTCCGGTAGAGTTCCCTGTGTTTCCACTTTTCCCGATGATGAAGCCCGCCCTGACTTTTTCTCCGACTTTGTAGTAGATTTCGGAGAGGTGGAGATAGGAGGTTTCAAATCGGTTGAAATGTTTGATTTTGATGTAGTTTCCACCGCCTTTGGAATCCCAACCTGCTTCGGTAATGATTCCATCAAGCACGGCGTGAACATCTTCGTAGTTGGCTTTGAGGTCAATTCCGTTGTGCATTTTTGCAGTGCCGAAAATTGGATGCATCCTTGTTCCGTAAGGCGAAGTCACGCTAATTCTATTGCGCAAAGGCATTGAGATATTTTTCCGTAAACCTTCAAAGGTGGTTTCAAAATCCTTTTCCTGCTTTTTTTCGGGTTGAAAATTTTGCATCAGTTCAAATAGTGAATCTTTCATCTTTTTGTAGTCCACGTTACTTTGATTGTTTCCATTATGGTAGTTTTTAAGCATCGTCTTTAGAGAGTCGATTTGACTCGTTAACATCTTCATTGAACTTTCGGTTTCGTTTTTCAGTTCCGATTTTGGGGTGATGTTGAAGATTTCTTTCCACGATTTTTTCTCCTTTTTTTGGTTGGAATTCTCCTCTTTTGGGGTTTCCATAATTTTAAAGTCTTCCGTTTTGTGTGGTTTTGTCGGCATCAGCGTATTGAATTGAGCCATGGAATAACCGCCTGTTAAAAGGAGAATTGTTAATGTTATTATTGTCGTTCTATTTTTCATTTTTAGTAAATTCATTTACGATTAATTCAACCTCCTTATTGATTTTTCTGAAGTTGGTCATCAGGACATCGTTTTTCCTATTGTTTCCCATTTTGTCGACAAATGAGTAATAGGAAGGCATTTTCACATAGTTGTGTTCTTCCTGTTTGATGGCCTTCATATCCAAATTGATTTTGCCGTTCATCGCCGAAGTTTTGTATTCCTCGGTGTCGTTTTCCTCGCCCTGAGCAATCATTCCGACCATTTCGCCAGTTTTGAGCGTCGCAATTTTTCCTGCAGGAATCATAAAGTCCATTTTCTCGTTGATGCTGGTCGTCGTTCCTTGTTGGGAGATGGATTGGGAATAGGATTTTTGCTTGATTTTTCCGAACAGTTTCTCCAGCCATTCCAGAGTATTTTTGTCCCTTGCGGAACCTGAAAGGATATTTCCAACAATGGCGGAAATGGTGTCGGCAACTTCTTTTTTGTAAAACTGTCGGAGTTGTGGGATTTCCTGAAGTCCCAATAAGACCGCCACTTTGTTGCTCCTTGCGGTCGCCACCACGTTGTCGATTTTATGTATGTAGATGGTGGGAAACTCGTCAGCAATAATTCCTCCCGGCAAATTGTGTTTGGAGTTGATGAGTCGTAAAGTCCTGTTTAAAACCGATGAATAAAGGGCGGAATTGATGTCCTGCGTTCCTGGATCGGATGCCAAAATCAGGATGGAAGGATTCTCCCTGTTCGTAATTTTTAGTTCCACTTCGTCGCCCGAAAACACCCAGAAACTTTCCTTGGTCGCCAATCGTGAGAGAAATATCTTCAAGGTTCCGACCTGTCCCTCCAACTGGTCAAATGCCTTGTTTTCATACGCCGTCTTAAAGGGAGAAAGCAGTGAGAATATTTCCTCGTTGGTAAAAAGTGTGTCAAAAATCTCCTTGTAACTTCGGTTCATAAAGGACAGGATATGTGGTAAATCCGAATATTTTCCGTCCTCGTAGGTGGCAAAAAAGTAGATACTCGACGAAAGAAAGTTGATGGCAGATTGGGTGAAAAAAGCATCGGAGCCGCCTCCCGAACTTGAACCTCCCTTTTGGAGCGACGATACCATTGACTCCGCCATTTCCTGTGCTTCCGCCAAGGTTTGGATGTATTCTTTTTTCAATGGATTTACCCTTTTGGATTTTTCTACCTCGTTCAGATTGATGACATGAAAATCGTATTCATACCCTGAATCTTTGCTTTTCTTCAACAGATAATGGTAGTAGGCAATCTGCGCCAAATCGGGAAACTTGAAATCGTAAATACACAGGCAGAAGCCTTTCGCTATCATTTGCCTGATTGCGGGATTGATGATTCCGAAAGACTTTCCACTTCCAGGCGTTCCAATCACCATCGTCCCACGAAATGGATTGATATTGACCCATCCCTTGTTGATTTTTTTACTGTATCTGAAGAGATATGGGATATTGATCGAGGTGTCCGTTTCTACCAGTTCCTGATTTTGGGCAAAACTTTCTTCCTCTACATTCCATCGGTCTTTTCCCATTTTTTGTTGCATGAGTTTTGAGATGGCGTCTGCTCCCATTTGAAGGATTACTGCACCCAAAAAAGACAATACGGCATAGATGACCTGATAAAGATTCAGTGCAGGAAAAATTTTAGGGAGTTTGGAGTTTCCTGCCTCGTTTTGCCAAACGAGTGAAGAAAAAATCATCAACAAGCCCAATATCATGGGGATTACGATTTCCGTGGCGATGTTCAAATCCTTTTTCTTCTTCGCCTTTGTCCCGACAGCAACCAATCCAATCAGAATCAGGGTCGCAAACTTTGCGTTGATGGGTGGGTAAAAGAAACTCATCTTCGAGAAATTTTTCAATAGATTTGAAACTATAGGAATATCTGCATCGAGGTAGAAAAGCGACGCACAATCCAATGCCACGACCGCATAAACCGCCTTCTGAAGGAATCCGTAAATCTTAATTTGGTGTTGTTGTTCCTGCATTACTTCCTATAAATTGTAGTTTTTTAAAAACTCTTTCTCTTTTTCCTCAATACGGTCTTTACCATAAATCTTCACTGCAATCTCCTTATACCACGCTTTCAGATAAGCCATTTTTATAATTTCCTTTTCTATTTCCTTCTTTGCTTTTCTGAGACGGAATAAAAAAAATATGGATATGCAAGAAGCGATGAAAGCGATGAACGCCAGGAGAAGGACAATAATTAATTCTGTTGGTAATGGGTTCATAACTAAAATGTATCTGCTTTTAAAATATCTGAATAATTCACCTTCATCTCGATGGTTCTTCCCGAGAGTTGTTCCTCAATCAGGCGGATCATCATCACCTTGCTGTTCGGAAAAGTGAATTTTTTGAAGACATAGATGTTTCTGAAATTTTTCCTGAAATGTTTCGGGGCGTAAAGTCTAAAAATCGGTGTCATCTCGATGCTTTGATTGTTGGTCGCCTTGTAGATTTTTTTGTCCTCGATGGAAAATTTTAGGTCTTCGATATCGTAACTCAGGTTCGAGCTGTTTTTGAAGGTCATATCGAGAAAGATGTAGTCGCTGATAACGTACACATTGTTGAGCTGCATACTGAGTTTAAGGTCTTTTTGCTCCCTGATTGGATTTTCTTCCGTCTTCTTCTGGATGATGTCCATCGCAAACTTGGTCAGCTCCAAGTTGGAAAAACGGGTTTTGTCCAGTTCAATCGGCTGCATCTCTTCTGGCTGGATATGGATGTTGGTCACGGTGTTTTTATTTTCCGAATTTCTGTAAATAGCCTTATATTGGGCAATAAAAGACTGACCTACAACGGTTATTATTCCTATTTTGTCGCCATTCAATAAAGAGGTGGTTTTTGCCTTTTCCTTTGGGTCGACGTTGGTAGGAGCATCCGTGATCTTGATTCTCGCGATATTGATGTTCGGTAGATCACCCGTGAGTTTTTGGGTGGACAAATCCACATATTGGATGGGTTCCGGTGAGATGATGTGCAGGTTGACGCCCTCCGTAATCACTAGTTCGGGCAATTCCGAAATGACTTGTTCCTTGGTTGCGGTTTGGGCAATAAAAAGGTTGGATATAAGGAATAATAGGATATTGATTGCTGTTTTCATTTTTATTTCTTTTGTTGGTTTTGTGAGTCTTTAAGCTGTTTTTCGTCGATGAGAAATACATAGGAGTTGTATTTCAGTTTGGCTTTGTTGGTTTTAATGAGGTTGGCTATGGATTTGGAGGTGGAAGTGAACAATTTTGAGCCGATGCTCGTGAAAAATCCCTGTCCGCCCATATCCATCTGTGTTCCCTGTACGGAGTTGCTCCCCATTTCCCGAATCATGTCCCTGAAGACGCTTTCCGGAACATAAAGTCCCTTCAAACCGTCGATATCATAGATGGAAAGGTTGACGGGAAGAATTTCTCCCTTGGT
This genomic stretch from Chryseobacterium sp. POL2 harbors:
- a CDS encoding M23 family metallopeptidase codes for the protein MKNRTTIITLTILLLTGGYSMAQFNTLMPTKPHKTEDFKIMETPKEENSNQKKEKKSWKEIFNITPKSELKNETESSMKMLTSQIDSLKTMLKNYHNGNNQSNVDYKKMKDSLFELMQNFQPEKKQEKDFETTFEGLRKNISMPLRNRISVTSPYGTRMHPIFGTAKMHNGIDLKANYEDVHAVLDGIITEAGWDSKGGGNYIKIKHFNRFETSYLHLSEIYYKVGEKVRAGFIIGKSGNTGNSTGPHLHFAVKEFGQSINPYHFLNDLNKANNLIATYYAN
- a CDS encoding type IV secretion system DNA-binding domain-containing protein, producing the protein MQEQQHQIKIYGFLQKAVYAVVALDCASLFYLDADIPIVSNLLKNFSKMSFFYPPINAKFATLILIGLVAVGTKAKKKKDLNIATEIVIPMILGLLMIFSSLVWQNEAGNSKLPKIFPALNLYQVIYAVLSFLGAVILQMGADAISKLMQQKMGKDRWNVEEESFAQNQELVETDTSINIPYLFRYSKKINKGWVNINPFRGTMVIGTPGSGKSFGIINPAIRQMIAKGFCLCIYDFKFPDLAQIAYYHYLLKKSKDSGYEYDFHVINLNEVEKSKRVNPLKKEYIQTLAEAQEMAESMVSSLQKGGSSSGGGSDAFFTQSAINFLSSSIYFFATYEDGKYSDLPHILSFMNRSYKEIFDTLFTNEEIFSLLSPFKTAYENKAFDQLEGQVGTLKIFLSRLATKESFWVFSGDEVELKITNRENPSILILASDPGTQDINSALYSSVLNRTLRLINSKHNLPGGIIADEFPTIYIHKIDNVVATARSNKVAVLLGLQEIPQLRQFYKKEVADTISAIVGNILSGSARDKNTLEWLEKLFGKIKQKSYSQSISQQGTTTSINEKMDFMIPAGKIATLKTGEMVGMIAQGEENDTEEYKTSAMNGKINLDMKAIKQEEHNYVKMPSYYSFVDKMGNNRKNDVLMTNFRKINKEVELIVNEFTKNEK
- a CDS encoding DUF4138 domain-containing protein is translated as MKTAINILLFLISNLFIAQTATKEQVISELPELVITEGVNLHIISPEPIQYVDLSTQKLTGDLPNINIARIKITDAPTNVDPKEKAKTTSLLNGDKIGIITVVGQSFIAQYKAIYRNSENKNTVTNIHIQPEEMQPIELDKTRFSNLELTKFAMDIIQKKTEENPIREQKDLKLSMQLNNVYVISDYIFLDMTFKNSSNLSYDIEDLKFSIEDKKIYKATNNQSIEMTPIFRLYAPKHFRKNFRNIYVFKKFTFPNSKVMMIRLIEEQLSGRTIEMKVNYSDILKADTF